From the Anoplolepis gracilipes chromosome 15, ASM4749672v1, whole genome shotgun sequence genome, the window acatatatacatactcatTCTTACCCTTTATTCCTCCCCccttctcatttttttctttcctttccttcttttcaagataaaattttgaataattatacctTCTTATTCTGTAATTTATGGAAGTCCTCGTCATATGGGATCCCAAGACTACATAACGACCACTTTTTTGGGAGATCGTTCCATTGTTCTCATCATTCTCATCAGCGcataatcttaaattaatgtgtatatattcaGTTATATTGTATTAGTTTTTCTCAAAACTTTAAGATTTAATAGAAGAGGATTGTTACAATGCAAACTgtgtttttgtaaaacttttattagtgTCTAACACTGTAATCTTGTTATGTTAATTAACATGATTACTGATTTAATCTATGAAGATAATAGGTCCAGAAGTAAcatacataaatgtatatcCTGATTGACCACATTCATGTTTCTGACTTCTAATTTCATTGGTTTTGTAGTAAAAGGAAGATAAAAGGTAAAGTGGCGAAGAGTTCACGAGTGTTGCATAACAAACTTTGgcagtattttaattaatctgttacaagaataaattactattatattgcaagaaaaattgtacttgatatttttcatctgccttttagtattttatcatttgaaaatctcatttaaaaaatagtaacatAATGAAAATCAACAAAAGATCAGAGTAGGCATATTTTGAAAGGTGTGTTGTTTTCTTAAACGAATGatgattgaataaatttttaacaatgcCTTTACGATAATTGtaagttaatttattgtttggCCAACGATTCTGCTTTTGCTACTACTTCCTCGATCGGGCCGACCATATAAAACGCTACTTCCGGTAAGTGATCTAATTCTCCACCCAATATTTTTTGGAATCCTTTGATGGTTTCCTGTAATGGTACTAATTTACCAGCGTGGCCAGTAAACACCTCGGCGACCTAGAATAATACAAgtgactttttaatataatgtattagtgtattcaatataattaaatatattaaacaataaaataaaataaatataaaacaaataaatatgtttacacaAACAATATTGTTTTGAAAGTGAATTGCTAAgatttttggaaaaagaattatatatccaACACatagaatgaaaaattatcattacaataaattctaaaatatgtattttatataaaaatctttcaaataaaattgattttaagaCTATCCTGTCAATATAATTCTGTTCCAAATctaaatatttccaaaaaatcattcttgtttttttttaaaatagatttgtatgtttttttttcatataaataaattttctttatcatgtACATAAAGGTAttaagaaaatgagaaaaattgacTTATACAAGAAACAAATATGTACagttgcatttaaaaaaacatataacatatatttgaaacattttctataaaattcatattttaaaatttattgagaataatttttagtgaCTTCTTTATATGATACTACTATTCTACTCTTTTTACCTGGAATGGCTGGGACAAGAATCTCTGAATTTTGCGTGCACGAGCAACTGTCAATTTGTCTTCTTCCGACAACTCGTCCATACCCAAGATAGCAATGATATCTTGAAGCGATTTATAGTCTTGAAGAATCTTTTGTACACCACGCGCGATGTTATAATGTTCCGCGCCGATAATATTGGGGTCCATGATACGGGACGTAGAGTCGAGAGGATCGACGGCCGGGTAAATAcctatattattgataaatccGTACTTGAGGAATCACATTGTAcagtaaaaatagatttaattttcagaaCAATACATACCAAGCTCAGCAATGGCACGTGACAACACAGTAGTAGCGTCCAAGTGAGCGAAAGTAGTCGCGGGTGCGGGATCTGTCAAGTCATCAGCAGGCACGTAAATAGCCTGCACAGAAGTGATGGATCCCTTCTTTGTCGTGGTAATACGTTCCTGCATGGTACCCATATCAGTTGCCAATGTAGGTTGGTAACCTACAGCAGATGGAATACGACCTAGCAAGGCAGACACCTAaaacataacatatatattatataaaatgctaaaaaatgtaaagtgcaaacttttttcaataacaaagtcttaacattttttgttttacaatttgtttagattttatatagaacCATTATCTTCCTGATTATACTAACAGTTAGACGAGACATTCTGTATATCtacaagtatatgtatatacacacacacacacatatatgtcaaagagaaacttaaattaacatatcttgagatatatatttataaactttatatagtttattatatatttacaatatatctataaatatattataagtatataataaatatatttaaatacacagaaataaatatgtgtaaatatatttataaattttatataaaataaaattttaatttaactttatttttatatacaatatataataaacgcaCATATGTGTTAACTCTACtgtcgttttatttattttatgtatatttgtatttatatttttttctcttacctCGGAACCAGCCTGAGTAAACCTGAAGATGTTATCAATGAACAATAGTACGTCCTGACCTTCCTGATCACGGAAGTATTCAGCGACGGTAAGTCCGGTAAGAGCTACACGGGCACGAGCGCCTGGTGGTTCATTCATCTGTCCGTACACTAGCGCTACCTTAGAGGTCTTATCTTTAAGGGAAATGACACCGGATTCTATCATTTCATGATAGAGATCGTTGCCCTCGCGCGTTCTCTCGCCTACACCAGCGAATACTGAATAACCACCATGAGCCTTGGCTACGTTGTTAATCAGTTCCATAATGAGTACAGTTTTGCCGACTCCAGCACCACCAAATAAACCTAGTGAATAATATCAAGCCTTGTTAATGCAAGTAATTATTGGTCTCAATATTTTcacttaagaaaaaaattgattttttttgttctgaATTATCTCTAATTAATTCTATTGTAATAATGTCTTACCAATCTTTCCACCCTTGGCATAGGGAGCCAGTAAATCCACAACTTTAATGCCTGTTACTAGAATCTCTTGCTCGACAGACATCTCTACAAATTCGGGAGCGTCCGCGTGAATAGGAGCCACTTTATCTGTAGAAATAGGTCCACGCTCGTCGATGGGTTCACCAATGACATTGATAATACGACCTAAAGTCTCAGCTCCCACAGGAATACGAATAGGAAATCCAGAATCGAAAACATTTTGGCCACGTATCAAACCTTCCGTACctgtaatacaaattatagcagattctaattttattaaattgcaacacaaaaaaataaccaTTAATGCTCGATTGCAGGATTTCAAGTGATGTGGATCTTGGATACAGGATGTGAATAGAGTAAAAAGAATCAGTAGGAAGATCTGTGACTTGATGAAAGGGTACctgaaacaataataattctaatgaaGAAATCTAATTGGCTGAAGATCTAAGTTGGCCTTTTAGAAGATACTggtattagaaa encodes:
- the Atpsynbeta gene encoding ATP synthase subunit beta, mitochondrial; this translates as MMLSAVSKAALRVVKPCLFQNEVAKVSSAFAVNKRDYAAKAAAATKGGAQGKVVAVIGAVVDVQFEDALPPILNALEVQNRTPRLVLEVAQHLGENTVRTIAMDGTEGLIRGQNVFDSGFPIRIPVGAETLGRIINVIGEPIDERGPISTDKVAPIHADAPEFVEMSVEQEILVTGIKVVDLLAPYAKGGKIGLFGGAGVGKTVLIMELINNVAKAHGGYSVFAGVGERTREGNDLYHEMIESGVISLKDKTSKVALVYGQMNEPPGARARVALTGLTVAEYFRDQEGQDVLLFIDNIFRFTQAGSEVSALLGRIPSAVGYQPTLATDMGTMQERITTTKKGSITSVQAIYVPADDLTDPAPATTFAHLDATTVLSRAIAELGIYPAVDPLDSTSRIMDPNIIGAEHYNIARGVQKILQDYKSLQDIIAILGMDELSEEDKLTVARARKIQRFLSQPFQVAEVFTGHAGKLVPLQETIKGFQKILGGELDHLPEVAFYMVGPIEEVVAKAESLAKQ